In a single window of the Scyliorhinus canicula chromosome 1, sScyCan1.1, whole genome shotgun sequence genome:
- the LOC119969560 gene encoding platelet-activating factor receptor-like, which translates to MVKMNASTYLGNCSEEHFYDTSEFRYTITSVFYSFLFIVGLPVNITSLWFLVRGKKGVTEIKIYMISLTVADLLFVIFLPFWIDYSYRKGNWIFSSFMCSLWGSLFYINTYNTILLLALISFTRYLAVSQPVKVAQSTQNVRGFTLTALIWTTTIGAALPTLINHKQHVIGANGSNLRCFEYYQEEGTKIEVLIIHLVMLLGFIIGFGVVIANSALILRRLSIDKKTLGPSHRLKTRAFRMVLAVLVIYIVCFLPYHVVHLFWTILVLNFWKPVDCTTRKSVNDVHQVFLCLMCMNCILDPILYCFLTTSFRQYLNELIQSCSRKGTTRRSPTLQEIQLS; encoded by the coding sequence ATGGTTAAAATGAATGCTTCAACATATTTGGGAAACTGCAGTGAAGAACATTTTTATGACACATCTGAATTTAGGTACACGATAACCTCTGTATTTTACAGCTTTCTATTTATTGTGGGACTCCCGGTGAATATTACATCACTTTGGTTTTTGGTGCGTGGCAAAAAAGGAGTGACTGAAATTAAAATCTACATGATCAGTCTAACAGTGGCAGATCTGTTGTTCGTTATATTTCTACCTTTCTGGATCGATTACTCCTATCGCAAAGGcaattggatcttctccagtttcatgtgcagccTGTGGGGATCTCTGTTTTACATCAATACTTACAACACTATCCTCCTTCTGGCTCTGATCAGCTTCACTCGTTATCTTGCCGTCTCACAGCCGGTCAAGGTAGCTCAGTCCACGCAGAATGTAAGAGGCTTCACTTTAACTGCTTTAATCTGGACAACAACAATTGGCGCTGCTTTACCGACTTTAATCAATCACAAACAACACGTCATCGGAGCAAACGGGAGCAATTTAAGATGTTTTGAATATTATCAGGAGGAAGGCACCAAAATAGAAGTATTAATTATACACTTGGTAATGCTACTGGGCTTTATCATTGGTTTCGGAGTGGTGATTGCTAACAGTGCCCTTATCCTTCGAAGACTATCAATTGATAAGAAAACATTGGGACCTTCGCATAGGTTGAAGACGAGGGCTTTTCGAATGGTGCTTGCGGTTCTGGTCATTTATATTGTTTGCTTTTTACCTTATCATGTGGTCCATCTGTTCTGGACGATTTTAGTTCTCAACTTCTGGAAACCTGTAGACTGCACTACCAGAAAATCTGTCAACGATGTTCATCAGGTCTTCCTGTGCCTGATGTGTATGAACTGCATTCTAGACCCTATTCTTTACTGCTTCCTGACAACAAGTTTCAGACAATATCTTAACGAATTAATACAGTCCTGCAGTCGCAAAGGTACCACGAGGAGAAGCCCTACACTTCAAGAGATTCAGCTTTCATGA